A window of the Mucilaginibacter sp. cycad4 genome harbors these coding sequences:
- a CDS encoding alpha-L-arabinofuranosidase C-terminal domain-containing protein: MFKNQKILSYVALILGSFAPAALLHAQTTTKLTLQFDQPGASVSPRLYGLMTEEINYSYDGGIYGELLRNRSFKDNQKAPDHWRLLKEKGDTSAIMLDYKNPVNDALTTSLHLQVAAGDKKTGIANDGFWGIPVKPSTTYKGSFFARAGQVNNSTLTVSIEDTVTNVAYASAIVTGIDNGWKKFSVSLTVPATVKPTSATRFVIRPNAAGSYWFSLVSLFPPTFNNRPNGNRADIMQLLASMNPAFLRLPGGNYLEGEMFSTRFDWKKTLGPVEGRPGHKGTWGYRSSDGMGLLEYLLWCEDLHMEPVLALFAGYTLNTDHIEAGPLLKPFVDDALEEIEYVTGDTTTVWGKRRALDGHPAPFKLNFVEVGNEDGFDLSGSYDGRFAQFFDAIRAKYPELQVISTVGGKDWLGQRVPLTKRRPDVYDEHYYRSAFDMESDADHYDKYDRKGPKIFVGEWATREGKPTPNFNAALGDAAWMTGMERNSDIVVMSCYAPLFVNVNPGGMQWSSDLIGYNTLNSYGSPSFYAQQMFNNYKGDKVVNITGEGIPTQLQRLSHKDSVSNVKPKTYPSLFYVGTRDSRTGTLYLKVVNAAGSAAPVSFNFNGAGTLKSNGKIVVLKAEKPEDTNSITEPKKIVPVTSVLKGIKKDFNYTFPAYSISVLQIEAK; the protein is encoded by the coding sequence ATGTTTAAGAACCAGAAGATCCTTTCCTATGTAGCCCTGATACTGGGCTCCTTCGCCCCGGCGGCCTTACTTCACGCCCAAACCACCACTAAGCTTACCCTTCAGTTTGATCAGCCCGGGGCCAGCGTGAGCCCCAGGTTGTACGGACTGATGACAGAAGAGATCAATTATTCTTATGACGGCGGTATTTATGGAGAACTGCTCAGGAACAGGAGTTTTAAAGACAACCAGAAAGCGCCTGATCACTGGCGCTTGTTAAAAGAAAAGGGTGATACATCTGCCATTATGCTCGATTATAAAAACCCGGTGAATGACGCGCTTACAACCAGTTTGCACTTACAGGTAGCTGCCGGGGATAAAAAAACGGGGATTGCCAATGATGGTTTCTGGGGAATACCGGTTAAACCATCAACCACTTATAAAGGCAGCTTTTTCGCCCGGGCCGGCCAGGTTAACAACAGCACTTTAACTGTAAGCATCGAGGATACGGTAACCAACGTTGCTTATGCATCGGCAATAGTTACCGGCATTGATAATGGTTGGAAAAAATTCAGCGTCAGTTTAACTGTACCGGCAACTGTCAAACCTACATCGGCCACTCGTTTCGTTATTCGCCCGAATGCTGCTGGCAGTTACTGGTTTAGCCTGGTATCGTTGTTCCCACCAACGTTTAATAATCGCCCGAATGGCAACAGGGCGGATATTATGCAGCTGCTGGCCTCCATGAACCCAGCCTTTTTGCGGTTACCCGGCGGCAATTACCTGGAAGGTGAAATGTTTTCGACCCGGTTTGACTGGAAAAAGACGCTGGGCCCGGTTGAAGGCCGGCCAGGCCACAAAGGAACCTGGGGGTATCGTTCGTCAGATGGAATGGGCCTATTGGAATACCTGTTATGGTGCGAGGATCTGCATATGGAGCCGGTGCTTGCCCTGTTTGCCGGGTATACGCTGAACACAGATCATATTGAGGCAGGGCCGCTGCTGAAGCCATTTGTGGACGATGCGCTGGAAGAAATAGAATATGTAACAGGCGATACCACCACCGTATGGGGTAAGCGCCGTGCCCTTGACGGACATCCCGCACCATTTAAGCTTAACTTTGTTGAAGTAGGTAACGAGGATGGTTTTGACCTTTCGGGCAGTTATGATGGCCGCTTTGCGCAGTTTTTTGACGCCATCAGGGCAAAATATCCCGAATTGCAGGTGATCTCGACCGTAGGCGGAAAAGACTGGCTGGGGCAAAGGGTACCACTGACTAAACGCCGTCCTGATGTGTATGACGAGCATTATTACAGGAGTGCATTTGATATGGAAAGCGATGCCGACCATTATGATAAATACGACAGAAAAGGCCCGAAGATATTTGTAGGAGAATGGGCTACACGTGAAGGTAAACCTACACCTAATTTTAATGCCGCCCTCGGAGACGCCGCCTGGATGACTGGGATGGAGCGTAATTCGGATATTGTGGTGATGTCATGCTATGCGCCGCTGTTTGTAAATGTTAATCCGGGGGGAATGCAATGGTCGTCAGATCTGATAGGCTATAATACACTTAACAGCTATGGTTCGCCATCATTTTATGCGCAGCAAATGTTTAACAATTACAAAGGTGACAAGGTGGTGAACATTACGGGCGAAGGTATCCCTACCCAATTGCAGCGGCTCTCACATAAAGACTCCGTTAGTAATGTGAAGCCCAAAACCTATCCATCCCTGTTTTACGTAGGCACGCGCGATTCCAGAACAGGGACGCTTTACTTAAAAGTTGTCAATGCCGCGGGCAGCGCGGCGCCGGTTTCTTTTAATTTTAACGGTGCGGGCACGTTAAAATCCAATGGCAAAATTGTGGTGCTTAAAGCCGAAAAGCCAGAGGATACCAATTCGATCACCGAGCCTAAAAAGATCGTTCCGGTAACATCTGTGCTCAAGGGGATTAAAAAGGACTTTAATTATACGTTTCCCGCATACTCTATCAGCGTATTGCAGATCGAAGCAAAATAA
- a CDS encoding LuxR C-terminal-related transcriptional regulator, which yields MKIFRYQFITRVIPKARNNISYMSLKNIAATITCLFLTSYTTITQAQSLVTDSLKQVLKTAGNHEKPIVMAELARATVEKNIDASIANAGKAITMAKENADVGATAFCYATMGYLLMQKNQQHRAALFIDSAVQIAAKSKNNVLVSFAWLRKGWLELVKGNNEKAMSGLLKAEQLIQYTDNRRAYSYKTLINHYIASIYAYGSDTLKQRKYASDCLAAAKRSLYPDDLLLGYMTLGHSFFSAFEKNRTRRALLDSSMVYYRAALATYRHNTEKILLQSNASATALNMANSYFKYYPPAYKDSAYNYVNIALDIARRTNGKEIIANCYGILSEYALRDGSPEKAEQYLLTGISELKDSAPGVDITRSRLMLGLANVAEKSSDKGKALDYYKKYIDYYSKVFDSQKLATVQQLEEEYQSVLKENEIARLRERADFNKQLNWLYVAIGSASIILLGLLLSSYHYKLKASQQQKQLTEQEKEEIKLLAQLQQAEAQRLMLEKQEAELQSSLREKEHAHAKARQELLQDRTEWLEKELLAGSLKIEEKNAILELLKEKSRKAGSPAVARQMGRIINQNLRMDKNIDEQQVISQSRPGFFNALQQQAENSLTRLDLKYCSYILMGLDTKEIANRLGVEPKSIRMARYRLKQKLKLAKDDDLDQFIGKVG from the coding sequence ATGAAGATATTTCGTTATCAGTTTATTACCCGGGTAATACCTAAAGCAAGAAATAATATCTCTTATATGTCTTTGAAGAATATAGCCGCCACAATAACCTGCCTTTTTTTAACCTCATACACAACCATAACCCAGGCCCAATCACTCGTAACCGACTCACTGAAGCAAGTTTTAAAAACTGCCGGTAACCACGAAAAACCTATTGTGATGGCCGAACTTGCCCGGGCTACTGTTGAGAAAAACATTGACGCGTCCATAGCAAACGCTGGCAAGGCTATAACCATGGCAAAAGAGAACGCAGATGTCGGCGCAACCGCCTTTTGCTATGCTACAATGGGGTATTTACTAATGCAGAAAAACCAGCAACACCGGGCTGCCCTCTTTATCGACAGCGCAGTTCAGATTGCAGCAAAATCAAAAAATAACGTGCTGGTTTCTTTTGCCTGGCTACGCAAAGGCTGGCTGGAACTGGTAAAAGGCAATAATGAAAAGGCCATGTCGGGTTTGCTGAAAGCAGAACAGCTGATACAATACACTGACAATCGGCGCGCCTACAGCTATAAAACACTCATCAACCATTACATAGCAAGCATTTACGCTTACGGCAGTGATACCCTTAAACAGCGGAAATACGCGTCCGATTGCCTCGCGGCAGCAAAGCGAAGCCTATATCCGGATGATTTATTGTTAGGTTACATGACCCTGGGCCATAGTTTTTTTTCGGCGTTTGAAAAGAATAGGACCAGGCGTGCGCTGCTTGATTCGTCAATGGTATATTACCGGGCTGCTTTAGCCACTTACCGGCATAATACAGAAAAAATACTTTTACAAAGTAACGCTTCGGCAACGGCCCTCAATATGGCAAACAGTTATTTCAAATACTATCCTCCCGCTTATAAAGACAGCGCTTATAATTATGTTAACATAGCACTTGATATTGCCAGGCGCACCAACGGTAAGGAAATAATTGCCAATTGCTACGGCATATTGAGCGAATATGCGCTTCGCGACGGATCGCCCGAAAAGGCAGAACAATACCTGCTCACCGGCATATCCGAATTAAAGGATTCTGCCCCCGGTGTCGATATCACACGGTCGCGGTTAATGCTGGGATTGGCAAACGTAGCCGAAAAAAGCAGCGACAAGGGCAAAGCGCTTGATTATTACAAAAAATATATCGACTACTACAGCAAGGTATTTGACAGCCAGAAACTGGCTACCGTGCAACAACTTGAAGAGGAATATCAATCTGTACTTAAAGAAAACGAGATAGCCCGCCTGCGCGAACGCGCCGATTTTAATAAACAACTCAACTGGCTTTATGTAGCTATCGGGTCGGCAAGTATCATTTTACTCGGGCTGCTGTTAAGCTCTTACCATTACAAGCTAAAAGCATCGCAGCAGCAAAAACAGCTTACCGAACAGGAGAAAGAAGAAATAAAACTTTTGGCACAATTACAACAAGCCGAAGCCCAGCGCCTGATGCTGGAGAAACAGGAGGCGGAACTGCAGAGCTCCCTGCGCGAAAAAGAACATGCCCATGCAAAGGCCCGGCAGGAGTTGTTACAGGACCGCACCGAATGGCTGGAAAAAGAGTTGCTGGCCGGCTCACTGAAAATTGAAGAGAAGAACGCTATCCTCGAGTTGTTAAAAGAGAAATCGCGCAAAGCCGGTTCGCCGGCTGTGGCCAGGCAGATGGGCCGCATCATCAACCAAAACCTGCGGATGGATAAAAACATTGATGAGCAGCAGGTCATAAGCCAAAGTCGTCCCGGTTTTTTCAATGCCCTGCAACAACAAGCCGAAAACAGCCTTACCCGCCTCGACCTAAAATATTGCTCATATATTTTAATGGGACTTGATACCAAGGAAATAGCTAACCGCCTCGGCGTTGAGCCAAAAAGTATCCGCATGGCCAGGTACAGGCTTAAACAAAAACTTAAATTAGCTAAAGACGACGATCTTGACCAGTTTATTGGCAAGGTTGGTTAG
- a CDS encoding ankyrin repeat domain-containing protein, with amino-acid sequence MTNEFNQIRDAYHRNMFNPAPNAVDVIGMYKDLADIHIVNEQEENLFHLAARFTHPEAIRFLAEAGLKPAADKYGNTALHALITTRFDLQGNSPEDKAKKIFDTATALLELGINPKKKNDSGKLAYFEAGQLYMYPFIEAMGIAGVKMDATESEGKNLLHVICDKLVHRKTIPGAIDAATKTVKVLREKSGIDTEDKDIFDTTPLTYAQRSGVKEIATLLSGDETDIATGGMSIHEAVLNRDVTAVEALIKAGADLNDFSDQYKRTPLMLACEYPSEPMVQLLAEGGGDVNFKTGNGDTAVFILLTRAVSNFGRGISRDLKDIVKMLRILIKHGLDLDAAVNNDGDTALNIVCQAGYLADLNIVLAEELVEAGCDINKPNVWGKTPLMSFAQKGNEIKYSIAELLLDNNADTTYADKTGNTALMYAAANGDKMSGKKIVSLLLDKDSSTVENVNNAGQTAVDVAVQHNNEAVVKLMLA; translated from the coding sequence ATGACAAACGAATTTAACCAGATCAGGGATGCTTATCATCGCAACATGTTTAATCCGGCGCCCAACGCCGTTGATGTTATAGGCATGTATAAGGATTTAGCTGATATTCATATTGTAAATGAGCAGGAAGAAAACCTCTTTCACCTCGCAGCCCGTTTTACCCATCCGGAAGCCATTCGGTTTTTGGCGGAAGCAGGTTTGAAACCCGCGGCCGACAAATACGGCAACACGGCTTTGCACGCGCTTATTACCACCAGGTTTGATCTGCAGGGCAACTCACCCGAAGATAAGGCAAAAAAAATATTTGATACCGCCACTGCGCTGCTGGAACTCGGTATCAATCCTAAAAAGAAAAACGACTCGGGCAAGTTAGCCTATTTTGAGGCTGGTCAATTATACATGTACCCTTTTATCGAAGCTATGGGCATTGCCGGCGTAAAGATGGATGCAACGGAATCGGAAGGAAAAAATCTTTTACATGTTATCTGTGATAAACTGGTACACCGCAAAACCATCCCCGGAGCCATAGATGCCGCAACGAAGACTGTAAAGGTATTGAGGGAAAAAAGCGGTATTGATACAGAGGATAAAGACATATTTGATACAACACCCCTTACTTATGCACAGCGCAGCGGGGTAAAGGAAATAGCCACACTGTTATCGGGCGATGAAACCGACATAGCTACCGGAGGAATGAGCATTCATGAGGCAGTATTGAACCGTGATGTTACAGCCGTAGAGGCACTCATTAAAGCCGGGGCAGATCTGAACGATTTTTCTGATCAGTACAAGCGCACTCCTTTAATGCTGGCCTGTGAGTACCCTTCAGAACCAATGGTTCAGTTACTGGCCGAAGGTGGCGGAGATGTGAATTTCAAGACAGGTAATGGCGATACCGCTGTTTTTATACTGCTTACCAGGGCTGTGAGTAATTTTGGCAGGGGCATAAGCCGCGACCTGAAAGATATTGTGAAAATGCTGCGTATATTGATCAAGCACGGGCTTGATCTTGACGCCGCGGTGAATAATGATGGAGATACTGCTTTAAACATAGTATGCCAGGCGGGTTATCTGGCCGATTTGAATATTGTACTGGCAGAAGAATTGGTTGAAGCCGGCTGCGACATTAATAAACCTAATGTTTGGGGCAAAACACCGCTGATGAGTTTTGCACAAAAAGGTAACGAAATTAAATACAGTATTGCCGAACTGCTGCTGGATAATAACGCCGACACCACCTACGCCGATAAAACCGGCAACACTGCATTGATGTACGCTGCTGCAAATGGTGATAAAATGTCGGGCAAAAAGATAGTTTCGTTGTTATTGGACAAAGACAGTTCGACAGTTGAAAATGTAAATAATGCCGGTCAAACAGCTGTGGATGTAGCCGTTCAGCATAATAACGAGGCTGTTGTTAAACTGATGCTTGCATAG
- a CDS encoding ankyrin repeat domain-containing protein produces MDNMFLNACKNAQKGIVQTFLKKGGISVDKRDTLGNTPLYYVCLKSAKDIAKMLIDAGADVNLGNNLSETPLHCASRSGSKDLIKLLTDAGANVNACNNHGQTPLFYAVLAGKTETSLYLISLGADTTVKDNAGYSLLDHATANGMRDLVAKLSAGETAQKDDNGNTPLHQAVYNNHSETINALLKSGVWDVNGLNNDGVSPLIFAVNNSNIHVAGLLIKNGADVNLHVQNGNSALHFAAGMGNYHLGKMLLEAGAEVDSRNSFSETPLIVAAQCGFNDFTAFLIENNADVNAVDNNGRHAMDFASERGYTEILEQLLMAGAESR; encoded by the coding sequence ATGGATAACATGTTTTTAAACGCGTGTAAAAACGCACAAAAAGGGATAGTGCAAACATTCCTGAAAAAAGGGGGGATTAGTGTTGATAAACGCGATACCCTGGGCAATACGCCCTTATATTATGTATGCTTAAAAAGTGCAAAGGATATTGCCAAAATGTTGATAGATGCCGGCGCTGATGTTAACCTGGGCAATAACCTAAGCGAAACACCCCTGCATTGTGCATCGCGCAGCGGCAGCAAAGACCTGATCAAGCTATTAACTGATGCCGGTGCTAATGTGAATGCCTGCAATAACCATGGGCAAACACCTCTTTTTTATGCTGTACTTGCAGGTAAAACAGAAACATCGCTCTACCTGATCTCATTAGGAGCCGATACCACCGTTAAAGACAATGCCGGTTACAGTTTGCTTGATCACGCTACGGCCAACGGTATGCGCGACCTGGTTGCAAAATTGTCGGCCGGTGAAACCGCGCAAAAGGATGACAATGGGAACACACCGCTTCACCAGGCGGTTTATAATAACCATAGCGAAACGATAAACGCTTTGCTCAAATCGGGTGTATGGGATGTAAATGGCTTAAATAACGATGGCGTTAGTCCGCTGATATTTGCAGTTAATAACTCCAATATACACGTGGCCGGGCTTTTAATTAAAAATGGCGCCGATGTTAACCTGCATGTACAGAATGGTAATTCGGCATTGCACTTCGCGGCAGGTATGGGCAACTATCATCTTGGCAAAATGCTGCTTGAGGCAGGTGCGGAGGTCGATTCGCGCAACAGCTTTAGTGAAACCCCGCTTATTGTGGCAGCGCAATGCGGATTTAATGATTTTACCGCTTTTTTAATCGAAAATAATGCTGATGTAAACGCCGTGGACAATAACGGCCGGCACGCTATGGATTTTGCCAGCGAGCGCGGTTATACCGAGATACTGGAACAGCTGTTAATGGCAGGTGCCGAAAGCCGGTAA
- a CDS encoding DUF4870 domain-containing protein, with product MTNKSMAIVAYITIIGWIVSYLEYKKRADKSPLVNYHLGQSLGLIILSVILGVALAVLAAIVPVLSVVSMVISILTFVLLLLGIITANNEAIKPLPVVGKLFEGKFDFSK from the coding sequence ATGACAAACAAAAGCATGGCCATTGTGGCTTACATCACTATTATTGGTTGGATCGTATCTTATCTTGAATATAAAAAGCGCGCCGATAAAAGCCCTTTGGTTAATTACCACCTCGGCCAGTCGCTTGGCCTCATTATTTTATCAGTTATCCTGGGAGTTGCTCTTGCAGTATTGGCGGCAATTGTCCCGGTCCTTTCAGTTGTATCGATGGTTATCAGCATCCTTACGTTTGTATTGCTGCTGCTGGGTATTATAACCGCCAATAATGAGGCCATCAAACCGTTGCCTGTAGTGGGTAAATTGTTTGAAGGCAAATTTGATTTCTCCAAATAA
- a CDS encoding TssN family type VI secretion system protein: MNLKSFFISYLIAPILFFIAALIMSVVNKKNKYLSNRRLIITLLLTAVILGVPGFLGFLGMQFMPWGYLFCQLIYLGLGVFYTWLAGKYHEEQFLDKKWFFLVASLISCLLGMFLFKLAFNWLNDMQYGLWASTSILIFLLPPVFWWGYIAFLSIPLEIYKVWQYPSAPEDISMEHLDFDRLMVLELDLYKNTNDPEPLKVKAKAPPNMNFGQWFQKFIDDYNLKFPKSTVQYKLNNNESYKWIFYIKPSFFKQRHFIDPDLNITENRITESVTIFAKRVSEVVSEPARTDDQAIYL, encoded by the coding sequence ATGAACCTTAAATCGTTTTTTATAAGTTATCTGATAGCCCCTATCCTGTTCTTCATTGCCGCCCTGATCATGTCGGTGGTGAACAAGAAAAACAAATACCTAAGCAACAGGCGCCTCATCATCACTTTACTTTTAACGGCTGTTATATTGGGAGTTCCGGGCTTTTTGGGCTTTTTAGGTATGCAATTTATGCCATGGGGGTACCTGTTTTGCCAGCTTATATATTTAGGGTTGGGGGTATTTTACACCTGGCTTGCCGGCAAATATCATGAAGAGCAGTTTCTCGATAAAAAATGGTTTTTCCTCGTGGCTTCTTTAATATCATGTTTGTTGGGAATGTTCCTTTTCAAGCTGGCATTTAACTGGCTTAATGATATGCAATATGGCCTGTGGGCCTCAACCAGTATCCTGATATTTTTATTACCGCCTGTTTTTTGGTGGGGGTACATCGCCTTTTTAAGCATCCCGCTCGAAATTTACAAGGTTTGGCAATATCCCAGTGCTCCCGAAGATATCAGCATGGAGCACCTGGATTTTGACAGGCTGATGGTACTCGAACTCGATCTGTATAAAAACACCAACGATCCCGAACCGCTTAAAGTAAAGGCTAAAGCGCCGCCAAACATGAATTTTGGCCAGTGGTTTCAAAAGTTTATTGATGATTATAATCTTAAGTTTCCAAAATCAACAGTGCAGTATAAGCTTAATAATAATGAAAGCTATAAGTGGATCTTTTATATTAAACCATCGTTTTTTAAGCAACGTCACTTTATCGACCCGGACCTTAATATTACAGAAAACCGGATAACCGAGTCGGTAACGATATTTGCCAAACGTGTATCGGAAGTGGTAAGTGAACCCGCCCGCACCGACGATCAGGCCATTTACCTGTAA
- a CDS encoding type VI secretion system baseplate subunit TssG, which produces MRIKKPNQIDTDYKATTIAAEIIENEMVSAGDVMILPKGPKKRAYDKEIAGITVDKKNEGKKPVTTILVNRDGFYDMLPEGLFHRPPASSVMITEEDMIKDIKARREEEKQTRRFFAPFEAELNYFRTMVELYENRLDKKNEYDELINIFLKEWQEFECFTKKQMLILIHVLPVIHEQRNNIGFVSSIINMMFSVPLSLHYKTVYPKQKNGAAINGGGTALGAGALGVNFIAGQIIEAGQKLVMNIGPVSAARMLEFLPGTSAAKAIDVLLSYFIPLGAGVQFNLVADQASQRLVIGGAGANATLGYTTYLG; this is translated from the coding sequence ATGAGAATAAAAAAGCCTAATCAAATTGATACCGACTATAAAGCGACAACCATAGCGGCCGAAATTATTGAAAATGAAATGGTTAGTGCCGGTGATGTGATGATACTGCCCAAAGGTCCTAAAAAGCGTGCCTATGATAAGGAGATAGCTGGTATAACAGTTGATAAAAAAAATGAAGGTAAAAAACCGGTAACCACCATTTTGGTTAACCGCGATGGCTTTTATGATATGCTGCCTGAGGGATTGTTTCACCGGCCCCCTGCTTCGAGTGTGATGATCACAGAGGAGGATATGATCAAAGATATTAAAGCCCGCCGAGAAGAAGAAAAACAAACCCGCCGCTTTTTTGCTCCATTTGAAGCCGAGCTTAACTATTTCAGGACAATGGTTGAGCTTTATGAAAACCGGCTCGACAAAAAAAATGAGTACGATGAGCTGATCAATATATTTTTAAAGGAATGGCAGGAGTTTGAGTGTTTTACAAAAAAGCAGATGCTTATTTTAATACATGTTTTACCTGTAATACATGAGCAGCGCAATAATATCGGTTTTGTGAGCAGCATTATTAACATGATGTTCAGTGTACCCTTATCATTGCATTACAAAACGGTATATCCGAAGCAAAAAAACGGTGCCGCTATAAATGGAGGCGGAACAGCCCTTGGAGCCGGTGCTTTGGGTGTAAACTTTATTGCAGGGCAGATTATTGAGGCAGGGCAAAAATTAGTAATGAACATAGGCCCGGTGAGCGCCGCCCGGATGCTGGAGTTTTTACCCGGCACATCTGCTGCAAAAGCTATTGACGTATTGTTATCCTACTTTATACCTTTAGGGGCCGGCGTGCAATTTAACCTCGTAGCCGACCAGGCTTCGCAAAGATTGGTTATCGGCGGGGCAGGGGCTAATGCTACTTTGGGTTATACTACTTATTTGGGGTGA
- a CDS encoding type VI secretion system transmembrane protein TssO has product MLKFSLKERREKFLFFTGMFLVTSVILCVAIFYNYGSEGLVSKSEFAKKVTEEEQFESLVTEALPTVDTTYHKIVKFNPNVQAVFLENDISGSIGAVKSYYNRRPYDARYKCFIHASKLLQALFYDKRELTGNYNDIRNIKGSVDDCHIAQRQLQQNMSLAR; this is encoded by the coding sequence ATGTTAAAATTCAGTTTAAAAGAACGGAGAGAAAAATTCCTGTTTTTCACAGGGATGTTTTTAGTAACATCGGTGATATTGTGCGTGGCTATATTTTATAATTATGGCAGCGAAGGGTTAGTATCAAAAAGCGAGTTTGCTAAAAAAGTAACTGAAGAAGAGCAGTTTGAAAGCCTTGTTACCGAAGCCTTACCAACAGTTGATACCACTTACCATAAAATAGTAAAGTTTAACCCCAACGTACAGGCCGTTTTTTTGGAAAATGATATCAGCGGTTCAATAGGCGCTGTAAAGTCATATTACAACCGCCGCCCTTATGATGCGCGGTATAAATGCTTTATCCATGCTTCAAAATTGTTGCAGGCACTTTTTTATGATAAGCGCGAACTAACGGGCAATTATAATGATATCAGGAACATAAAAGGATCGGTTGATGACTGCCACATTGCACAGCGGCAATTGCAGCAAAACATGAGCTTGGCCCGGTAA
- a CDS encoding GPW/gp25 family protein, giving the protein MLNPLYSKPLRFSHINNGQDLDKQDLGASISQYIELIIFTRFGEHRYNPEFGCEIWDMDFELIMSETIWEEKLRQSLLRSITRFENRIYDIDISVNITEINKFYPLRNVSEIKKKVEISIKGKLNKTGETYLFKTALFLSPLSA; this is encoded by the coding sequence ATGCTGAACCCGCTTTATTCAAAACCACTCCGTTTTAGCCATATCAATAACGGGCAGGACCTTGATAAACAAGACCTTGGCGCATCTATATCGCAATACATCGAACTCATTATTTTTACCCGTTTTGGCGAGCATCGATATAACCCTGAGTTTGGTTGCGAGATCTGGGATATGGACTTTGAACTTATTATGAGCGAGACCATTTGGGAAGAAAAACTGAGACAATCGTTATTACGCTCTATCACCAGATTTGAAAACAGGATCTATGATATTGATATCAGTGTTAACATTACCGAGATCAATAAATTTTACCCGTTGCGTAATGTGAGCGAGATAAAAAAGAAGGTAGAGATAAGCATTAAGGGCAAACTGAACAAAACCGGCGAAACATATTTGTTCAAAACTGCTTTATTCCTAAGCCCGCTATCAGCATAA